Proteins co-encoded in one Actinomadura luteofluorescens genomic window:
- a CDS encoding class I SAM-dependent methyltransferase has protein sequence MNEAEPSPTALSSAAARAAHLVADGAPAVFEDAVAPRLVGALAAEMIGYHRTHGDHIILAGTRAITTVRSRYTERRIGPHGQYVVLGAGLDTYGYRADPGVRVFEVDRPATQEWKKGLLEAAGIPVPENVVFVPVDFETEDPVERLASAGLDLGRTALVGWLGVSYYLTRAAVARTLEAIAQLAPGSELVLDYALPDGLRDAEGDAYAEIAARVVRERGEPQRSLFAPAEIDALLAVHGFEVAENVTVRDAVPARLWRRDDALRPFDFFRLVRATVTG, from the coding sequence ATGAACGAGGCGGAACCCAGCCCGACGGCGCTTTCCTCGGCGGCGGCGCGGGCGGCGCATCTCGTCGCCGACGGCGCGCCGGCGGTGTTCGAGGACGCGGTCGCGCCCCGGCTGGTCGGCGCGCTCGCCGCCGAGATGATCGGCTACCACCGCACGCACGGCGACCACATCATCCTGGCCGGCACCAGGGCGATCACGACGGTGCGCAGCCGGTACACCGAGCGGAGGATCGGCCCGCACGGCCAGTACGTCGTCCTCGGGGCGGGGCTCGACACCTACGGGTACCGCGCCGATCCCGGAGTCCGCGTCTTCGAGGTCGACCGCCCGGCGACGCAGGAATGGAAGAAAGGGCTGCTGGAGGCGGCCGGAATACCGGTTCCGGAGAACGTCGTCTTCGTGCCCGTCGACTTCGAGACCGAAGACCCCGTGGAAAGGCTGGCCTCCGCCGGGCTCGACCTCGGGCGGACCGCGCTCGTCGGCTGGCTCGGCGTCAGCTACTACCTCACCCGGGCCGCCGTCGCGAGGACCCTGGAGGCGATCGCCCAGCTGGCGCCCGGCAGCGAGCTCGTCCTGGACTACGCCCTCCCGGACGGCCTGCGGGACGCCGAGGGCGACGCGTACGCGGAGATCGCCGCGCGGGTCGTCCGGGAGCGCGGCGAGCCCCAGCGCTCCCTGTTCGCGCCCGCCGAGATCGACGCGCTGCTGGCCGTCCACGGGTTCGAGGTCGCCGAGAACGTGACCGTGCGGGACGCCGTCCCGGCGCGCCTGTGGCGGCGGGACGACGCGCTGCGGCCGTTCGACTTCTTCCGGCTGGTCAGGGCGACCGTCACGGGATGA
- a CDS encoding ABC transporter ATP-binding protein, with protein MNDAVRMNAVSKVYGRGRGAVAALREVTASLPRGRLTAVMGPSGSGKSTFLHCAAGLDTPTSGTVRLGDTELSSMNETKLTELRRRRVGFVFQAFNLVPSLTVEQNITLPLRLSRTRPDKAWLTEVVARVGLADRTGHRPGQLSGGQQQRVAIARALVTRPDVVFGDEPTGALDTMTARDVLTLLRETVDGMGQTVVMVTHDPVAASYADTVLFLADGRIVDAMDAPSSDKVAARMTRLGAWK; from the coding sequence ATGAACGACGCGGTCCGCATGAACGCGGTGAGCAAGGTCTACGGACGGGGCAGGGGAGCGGTGGCGGCGCTGCGAGAGGTGACGGCGTCCCTTCCGCGGGGGCGCCTCACGGCGGTGATGGGGCCGTCCGGCTCGGGCAAGAGCACGTTCCTGCACTGCGCCGCCGGTCTCGACACGCCCACGTCCGGCACGGTCCGGCTCGGGGACACCGAGCTGTCCTCCATGAACGAGACGAAGCTGACCGAGTTGCGCAGGCGGCGCGTCGGCTTCGTCTTCCAGGCGTTCAACCTGGTGCCGTCGCTGACCGTGGAGCAGAACATCACCCTTCCGCTGCGCCTGTCGCGCACGCGCCCGGACAAGGCGTGGCTCACCGAGGTCGTCGCCCGTGTCGGGCTGGCCGACCGGACCGGGCACCGGCCCGGGCAACTGTCCGGCGGGCAGCAGCAGCGGGTCGCGATCGCGCGTGCCCTGGTGACGCGCCCGGACGTCGTGTTCGGGGACGAGCCCACGGGCGCGCTCGACACGATGACGGCGCGGGACGTGCTGACGCTGCTGCGCGAGACCGTGGACGGCATGGGCCAGACGGTGGTGATGGTCACGCACGACCCGGTTGCCGCCTCCTATGCCGACACGGTGCTGTTCCTGGCGGACGGACGGATCGTCGACGCGATGGACGCTCCGTCCAGCGACAAGGTCGCCGCCCGCATGACCCGGCTGGGGGCGTGGAAGTGA
- a CDS encoding SDR family NAD(P)-dependent oxidoreductase, with translation MRGRVALVTGAAGGVGSTLVRELAGRGWRTAGLDLRRAPDADHSVSVDVAEPAQVRAAVRRIERELGPIEAAVFAAGHHAIVPVSDIAWPDWRRMLRVHLGGVVNVCAAVVPGMAERGRGAVVALASHLAVGGASAEAHYSAATGAVIGFVRSLAAELGPSGVRVNAVAPGPTDTPMLPPDSPWRRPSYLQGAPAGRLTSPEEVALVVAYVIEDATFCTGEVLSPNAGTVL, from the coding sequence ATGCGGGGACGGGTCGCGCTCGTCACCGGGGCGGCCGGCGGTGTCGGCTCCACGCTGGTGCGCGAGCTGGCGGGGCGCGGCTGGCGGACGGCGGGGCTCGACCTGCGCCGGGCCCCGGACGCCGACCACTCGGTGAGCGTGGACGTGGCGGAACCCGCGCAGGTGCGCGCGGCCGTCCGGCGGATCGAGCGGGAGCTCGGCCCGATCGAGGCGGCGGTGTTCGCGGCCGGGCACCACGCGATCGTCCCGGTGTCCGACATCGCCTGGCCCGACTGGCGGCGGATGCTGCGGGTGCACCTCGGCGGCGTGGTCAACGTGTGCGCGGCCGTCGTGCCGGGGATGGCCGAGCGCGGCCGGGGCGCCGTGGTGGCGCTCGCCTCGCACCTCGCCGTCGGCGGCGCGAGCGCCGAGGCGCACTACTCGGCGGCCACCGGCGCGGTGATCGGGTTCGTCCGGTCGCTGGCGGCGGAGCTCGGGCCGTCCGGGGTCCGGGTGAACGCGGTGGCGCCCGGCCCGACCGACACGCCGATGCTCCCGCCCGACTCGCCCTGGCGCAGGCCGTCCTACCTGCAGGGCGCTCCCGCCGGCCGGCTGACGTCTCCGGAGGAGGTCGCGCTCGTCGTCGCCTACGTCATCGAGGACGCCACGTTCTGCACCGGCGAGGTCCTCTCCCCGAACGCCGGGACGGTGCTCTGA
- a CDS encoding ABC transporter permease, with protein MLGIVLGTLRHRKAGFAGAFAALLCAAALVCACGILLDTGLRGSVAPERYAGAPVVVTGDQSVHKVIVKKKGKRKHKAKPLAERVWLPASVAARVRAADGVRGVVTEVTFPAGIGAPEDGREAWGHGWESAALTPFTLREGRAPAADDEIVVDAATARDHRLRPGTAVRVESAAPGTYRVVGVTRQALAHQSAVFFSTAQAARLSGRGGMVTAVGAHGPAGAVEAAVRGTGATVHTGGDRGRAEFLGAEKARVKLISMGGALGGTGLLVAVLVVSGTFALSVRQREREIALLRAVAATPRQVRRMIGGEALLVGLLAGPLGAAAGVPLAFRLRDEFRGLGALPPNLDLVVGPFPPLAAALAAVLAAVAAARITARGAARVRPVEALGEAATGRARLGAVRIAAGVAVAAGAAALTVLLAHLDTEAAASPVTMLTAIVWTAAVALLGPAVVRAAIAVLAVPLRGLPGGGHLAAANLAAAARRLASVVTPLTLMIGLTATILFVQTTIGHAATRQAREGTVAAHAAGPRVPHGTAERIRRTPGVTAVTEVLHGTVRVGLENYGVQGVTPEGLGRTMDLDVRAGSLDRLDASGVAVSTTAARRLGVRPGDRLPLTLGDGTPFAPTVIAVYGRGLGFGDLTVDRDLLAAHVDDPRGTLLIAGAPPRGLPVADPGALAEAGPAANAEVAYVAMGLIIAFTAIAVVNTLAMATAGRSREFALLRLVGTTRRQVMAMLGWETLAVAVIAAVPGTAIALATLTAFGAGMTDGPPYVPPLGHLGVLAWGLLLAAAATFPAARLAMAARPAEAVGARE; from the coding sequence ATGCTCGGAATCGTGCTCGGCACGCTGCGCCATCGCAAGGCGGGCTTCGCGGGAGCGTTCGCCGCGCTGCTGTGCGCGGCCGCCCTGGTCTGCGCGTGCGGCATCCTGCTCGACACCGGCCTGCGCGGCTCGGTCGCGCCCGAGCGGTACGCGGGGGCGCCGGTCGTCGTCACCGGCGACCAGTCCGTCCACAAGGTGATCGTCAAGAAGAAGGGCAAGCGCAAGCACAAGGCCAAGCCGCTCGCCGAGCGCGTGTGGCTGCCCGCCTCCGTCGCCGCGAGGGTCCGGGCGGCGGACGGCGTCCGGGGCGTCGTCACCGAGGTGACGTTCCCCGCCGGGATCGGCGCCCCCGAGGACGGCCGCGAGGCCTGGGGCCACGGATGGGAGTCGGCCGCGCTCACCCCGTTCACCCTCCGCGAGGGACGCGCCCCGGCCGCGGACGACGAGATCGTGGTCGACGCCGCCACGGCGCGGGACCACCGCCTGCGCCCGGGCACGGCGGTGCGGGTCGAGTCCGCCGCCCCCGGCACCTACCGCGTCGTGGGCGTGACCCGGCAGGCGCTCGCGCACCAGAGCGCCGTCTTCTTCTCGACGGCTCAGGCGGCCCGCCTGTCCGGACGCGGCGGCATGGTCACCGCCGTCGGCGCCCACGGCCCCGCCGGGGCCGTCGAGGCGGCCGTGCGCGGCACCGGGGCGACCGTCCACACCGGCGGCGACCGGGGCCGGGCGGAGTTCCTCGGCGCGGAGAAGGCGCGCGTCAAGCTCATCTCGATGGGCGGCGCCCTCGGCGGGACGGGCCTGCTCGTCGCCGTCCTCGTGGTGTCCGGGACGTTCGCGCTGTCGGTGCGGCAGCGGGAGCGGGAGATCGCGCTGTTGCGGGCGGTCGCCGCCACGCCGCGGCAGGTCCGCCGGATGATCGGGGGCGAGGCGCTGCTGGTCGGGCTCCTCGCGGGACCGCTCGGCGCGGCGGCCGGCGTGCCCCTGGCGTTCCGGCTGCGGGACGAGTTCCGCGGCCTCGGCGCCCTCCCGCCGAACCTGGACCTGGTCGTCGGCCCGTTCCCGCCGCTCGCCGCCGCGCTCGCCGCGGTCCTGGCCGCGGTGGCGGCCGCCCGGATCACCGCCCGCGGGGCGGCCCGGGTCCGTCCGGTCGAGGCCCTCGGCGAGGCGGCGACGGGCCGCGCCCGGCTCGGCGCCGTCCGGATCGCGGCAGGTGTGGCCGTCGCGGCGGGCGCCGCCGCGCTGACGGTGCTGCTGGCGCACCTCGACACCGAGGCGGCGGCCAGTCCGGTGACGATGCTGACCGCGATCGTCTGGACCGCGGCCGTCGCGCTCCTCGGCCCCGCCGTGGTCCGGGCCGCGATCGCCGTGCTCGCGGTCCCGCTCCGGGGCCTGCCGGGCGGCGGCCACCTGGCGGCGGCCAACCTCGCCGCCGCCGCGCGGCGGCTGGCGTCCGTGGTCACCCCGCTGACGCTGATGATCGGGCTCACCGCGACGATCCTGTTCGTGCAGACGACGATCGGCCACGCCGCGACACGGCAGGCGCGCGAGGGCACGGTCGCCGCGCACGCCGCCGGTCCCAGGGTCCCGCACGGCACCGCCGAGCGGATCCGCCGGACGCCCGGGGTGACCGCCGTGACCGAGGTCCTGCACGGCACCGTCCGGGTCGGCCTCGAGAACTACGGCGTCCAGGGCGTCACGCCGGAGGGCCTCGGCCGCACCATGGACCTGGACGTCCGGGCCGGGTCCCTCGACCGCCTGGACGCCTCCGGGGTCGCGGTCAGCACCACCGCCGCCCGGCGCCTCGGCGTCCGGCCAGGCGACCGGCTGCCGCTCACCCTGGGCGACGGCACGCCGTTCGCGCCCACCGTGATCGCGGTCTACGGGCGCGGCCTCGGCTTCGGCGACCTCACCGTCGACCGCGACCTGCTGGCCGCCCACGTCGACGACCCCCGCGGCACGCTGCTGATCGCGGGCGCCCCGCCGCGCGGTCTGCCGGTCGCGGACCCGGGCGCGCTCGCCGAGGCCGGCCCGGCCGCGAACGCGGAGGTCGCCTACGTGGCCATGGGTCTGATCATCGCGTTCACCGCGATCGCCGTGGTGAACACCCTCGCGATGGCCACCGCCGGCCGCTCCCGCGAGTTCGCGCTGCTGCGCCTGGTCGGGACGACCCGGCGCCAGGTCATGGCGATGCTCGGGTGGGAGACGCTGGCCGTCGCCGTGATCGCCGCCGTCCCCGGCACCGCGATCGCCCTCGCCACGCTCACCGCGTTCGGCGCGGGCATGACGGACGGCCCTCCGTACGTCCCGCCGCTCGGGCACCTGGGCGTCCTCGCCTGGGGCCTCCTGCTCGCCGCGGCCGCGACCTTCCCCGCCGCGCGCCTCGCCATGGCCGCCCGTCCGGCCGAGGCGGTCGGCGCCCGCGAGTGA
- a CDS encoding SDR family NAD(P)-dependent oxidoreductase, producing MTIALITGAAGGLGTAVARRLAAGGRLVALNDLPGRDVAGLAAELNGVAAPADVSDPDAVTAMVAEVERRTGGQIALLVTCASRLEMAPFTGAEDLEGWWRTIDIDLGGTFACAQAVMPGMVERGGGRMVFTASEWGVIGWPDASAYSASKGGVIALAKSLGLELAPLGIAVNAVAPGAIDTPLLEVDAAAAGVSAEEIRARYAAQAPLGRIATPEEVAAAVAFLADERLPTLVGQILHVNGGTTRARA from the coding sequence ATGACGATCGCGCTGATCACGGGGGCGGCCGGCGGGCTCGGCACGGCCGTGGCGCGCCGGCTCGCGGCCGGCGGCCGCCTGGTCGCCCTGAACGACCTTCCCGGGCGGGACGTGGCCGGGCTCGCCGCCGAGCTGAACGGCGTCGCCGCGCCGGCCGACGTCTCCGATCCGGACGCGGTGACGGCGATGGTGGCCGAGGTCGAGCGCCGCACGGGCGGGCAGATCGCGCTCCTCGTCACCTGCGCGAGCCGGCTGGAGATGGCCCCGTTCACCGGAGCGGAGGATCTCGAAGGCTGGTGGCGGACGATCGACATCGACCTCGGCGGGACGTTCGCGTGCGCGCAGGCCGTCATGCCGGGCATGGTCGAGCGCGGCGGCGGCCGGATGGTGTTCACCGCGTCCGAGTGGGGCGTGATCGGGTGGCCGGACGCGAGCGCCTACTCGGCGTCCAAGGGGGGCGTCATCGCCCTGGCCAAGTCGCTCGGCCTCGAACTGGCCCCGCTCGGCATCGCGGTGAACGCCGTCGCGCCGGGCGCGATCGACACGCCGCTGCTGGAGGTGGACGCGGCGGCCGCGGGGGTGAGCGCCGAGGAGATCCGCGCCCGGTACGCGGCGCAGGCGCCCCTCGGCCGGATCGCGACGCCCGAGGAGGTCGCGGCGGCGGTCGCGTTCCTGGCCGACGAGCGCCTCCCGACCCTCGTCGGCCAGATCCTCCACGTCAACGGGGGCACCACCCGCGCCCGCGCCTGA
- a CDS encoding PucR family transcriptional regulator: MTSESALPHPTVRQLLEVPRFRLRLVAGQDGLDRPVRWAHSTELPDPGPYLRGHEVVLTVGASLRDAGACAAFVDSVKAGRASAIGYGVGDVTDAVPEELRDACDRVGLPLLEVPPEVPFLGFTEWFAERLASAGDERHEREETGRLLRMVRDGLASAEALRPRIDDAGLDHASLLVIAMDGAAEDELPGVLGVDDDRALLVTNDAHAWSEPAGVGSPGPLEHLPVSLAESLTALDAARRSGGVVHAADLATFQALLGRLEQHQLAPFVEQIGRPLSDYDAAHGTRLTETLRTFLDMGGAVGATSRALFLHPNTLRHRLSRIESLTGRDPMRFDDRVALAIAVWAGR; the protein is encoded by the coding sequence GTGACCAGCGAATCCGCGCTGCCGCACCCCACCGTCCGGCAGCTCCTCGAGGTGCCGCGCTTCCGGCTGCGCCTGGTCGCCGGGCAGGACGGCCTCGACCGCCCGGTCCGCTGGGCGCACTCCACCGAACTGCCCGACCCCGGCCCCTACCTGCGCGGGCACGAGGTCGTGCTGACGGTCGGCGCGTCGCTGCGGGACGCGGGCGCGTGCGCCGCGTTCGTCGACTCGGTGAAGGCCGGCCGCGCGAGCGCGATCGGCTACGGCGTCGGCGACGTGACCGACGCCGTCCCCGAAGAGCTGCGCGACGCCTGTGACCGCGTCGGCCTCCCGCTGCTGGAGGTGCCGCCGGAGGTCCCGTTCCTCGGGTTCACCGAGTGGTTCGCCGAGCGGCTCGCCTCCGCCGGCGACGAGCGGCACGAGCGGGAGGAGACCGGGCGGCTGCTGCGCATGGTGCGCGACGGTCTCGCGTCCGCCGAGGCGCTGCGCCCCCGGATCGACGACGCCGGGCTCGACCACGCGTCCCTGCTGGTGATCGCGATGGACGGCGCGGCCGAGGACGAGCTGCCGGGCGTCCTCGGCGTGGACGACGACAGGGCCCTGCTCGTCACCAACGACGCCCACGCCTGGAGCGAGCCCGCCGGCGTCGGGAGCCCGGGCCCGCTGGAGCACCTGCCGGTCTCGCTCGCCGAGAGCCTCACCGCGCTGGACGCCGCGCGCCGGAGCGGCGGGGTCGTGCACGCCGCCGACCTCGCCACCTTCCAGGCCCTCCTGGGCCGCCTGGAGCAGCACCAGCTGGCCCCGTTCGTCGAGCAGATCGGCCGGCCGCTGAGCGACTACGACGCCGCGCACGGCACCCGCCTCACCGAGACGCTGCGCACCTTCCTGGACATGGGCGGCGCGGTCGGGGCGACGTCGCGGGCCCTGTTCCTGCATCCGAACACCCTGCGCCACCGGCTGTCCAGGATCGAGTCGCTGACGGGCCGCGACCCGATGCGGTTCGACGACCGGGTGGCGCTCGCGATCGCCGTCTGGGCGGGCCGCTGA
- a CDS encoding response regulator transcription factor, which translates to MIRVLLADDHHVVRGALAALLALEPDLAVVAEVERGDEVLAAARSSRPDVAVLDIDMPGLDGLAAAAALREAVPDIATLVLTGHGKPGHLRRALTAGVRGFLLKTAPPDELAAGIRKVAAGERVLDPNLALTAWDLADNPLTPRETDVLRLAAEGAEAPEIAGRLHLSAGTVRNYLTAAVTKLNARNRTDAARIAREAGWL; encoded by the coding sequence GTGATCAGGGTGCTCCTCGCCGACGACCACCATGTGGTGCGCGGCGCTCTCGCCGCGCTGCTCGCGCTCGAACCCGACCTCGCGGTGGTCGCCGAGGTCGAGCGCGGGGACGAGGTGCTGGCCGCGGCCCGCTCGTCCCGTCCCGACGTCGCCGTGCTCGACATCGACATGCCGGGGCTGGACGGCCTCGCGGCCGCGGCGGCGCTGCGCGAGGCCGTCCCGGACATCGCGACGCTGGTGCTCACCGGGCACGGCAAGCCCGGTCACCTGCGCCGCGCCCTGACGGCGGGCGTCCGCGGGTTCCTGCTGAAGACGGCGCCGCCGGACGAGCTCGCCGCCGGGATCCGCAAGGTCGCCGCCGGGGAGCGCGTCCTCGACCCGAACCTCGCGCTCACCGCCTGGGACCTCGCCGACAACCCGCTGACCCCGCGCGAGACGGACGTGCTGCGGCTCGCGGCGGAGGGCGCGGAGGCCCCGGAGATCGCCGGGCGCCTCCACCTGTCGGCCGGGACGGTGCGCAACTACCTGACGGCCGCCGTCACCAAGCTCAACGCCCGCAACCGCACCGACGCCGCACGCATCGCACGCGAGGCGGGCTGGCTCTAG
- a CDS encoding sensor histidine kinase, whose translation MIVGVVLAAFAGVYALAAPSRTEGAARAAAATALVVVVLLAQFVQVVPRWRRRRGGWGLAAQAAAAYTGVIAFGTSAGILGFVVGTLLLAGAWPAAACVLASAALADALRGGASADVTISCLLTGLVVYGLVRLADRADDVAAARLPLTVAAVERERLRIAAELDGGLGDGLRAISAGSRRALDRPEDVADVLAVARESLNRARTAAAGLRSMSLAPEMAAARALLEAADVRAEVREGHREPLGPAGALLATVLREAVTDVVRAGSARTCLIATSERGGLVGLRVVNDGVRTAERGADGLEAAAGRVRAAGGTFATGLDGDGRFAVEAAVAAGERAVSLPDRTAYRLSLALLAAVLAGFSVKGLLLVPWGPLWPAAAAGLALISAVQLLWAGRGRPRWWPPVLAVICFAPLAVFGKAWLGVAGFLAGTFLVGLPAWAAVPLVAACMAATGVAARALGLGTAAVANYVISTLVTGLVVFGLVRLARLVRDLRAAGDELARAATVQERLRAARDLHDLLGHSLAAILLKCELARRLAEADPDRSRAELAEVVGMAEQARADLRTATGGDADLALDGEAASARSVLAAAGVEVETVLGHPVLDGPVSAVLGTVLREAVTNVLRHSAATRCTITTGRDGDTVWLVVENDGLDPAAPRTAPGAGIGNLTTRLASAGGTLTARADGEGRFRLEARVG comes from the coding sequence GTGATCGTCGGGGTGGTGCTCGCCGCGTTCGCGGGCGTGTACGCGCTGGCGGCCCCCTCGCGGACGGAGGGCGCCGCGCGGGCGGCGGCGGCGACCGCCCTCGTGGTGGTGGTCCTGCTGGCCCAGTTCGTCCAGGTCGTGCCGCGGTGGCGGAGGCGGCGCGGTGGCTGGGGCCTGGCGGCGCAGGCGGCGGCCGCCTACACGGGCGTCATCGCGTTCGGGACGTCGGCCGGGATCCTCGGCTTCGTCGTCGGGACGCTGCTGCTCGCGGGCGCCTGGCCGGCCGCCGCGTGCGTCCTGGCGAGCGCGGCGCTCGCGGACGCCCTGCGCGGCGGCGCGAGCGCCGACGTCACGATCAGCTGCCTGCTGACCGGGCTCGTGGTCTACGGGCTGGTGCGGCTGGCGGACCGGGCGGACGACGTCGCGGCGGCCCGGCTGCCCCTCACCGTGGCGGCCGTGGAACGGGAGCGGCTCCGGATCGCGGCGGAGCTGGACGGCGGGCTCGGCGACGGCCTGCGGGCGATCTCGGCGGGCAGCCGCCGCGCGCTGGACCGGCCGGAGGACGTCGCGGACGTGCTGGCGGTGGCCAGGGAGTCGCTGAACAGGGCGCGCACCGCCGCGGCCGGCCTGCGGAGCATGTCGCTCGCCCCGGAGATGGCGGCGGCGCGGGCGCTGCTGGAGGCCGCGGACGTCCGGGCCGAGGTGCGCGAGGGGCACCGCGAGCCGCTCGGCCCGGCCGGTGCGCTGCTGGCGACGGTGCTGCGCGAGGCGGTCACGGACGTGGTGCGCGCCGGTTCCGCGCGCACCTGCCTGATCGCGACGTCGGAGCGGGGCGGCCTCGTCGGGCTGCGCGTGGTCAACGACGGCGTCCGGACGGCCGAGCGCGGCGCGGACGGGCTGGAGGCGGCGGCCGGACGGGTGCGCGCGGCGGGCGGGACCTTCGCGACCGGGCTGGACGGGGACGGCCGGTTCGCGGTGGAGGCCGCCGTCGCGGCGGGGGAGCGCGCGGTGAGCCTGCCCGACCGGACGGCGTACCGGCTCTCGCTCGCGCTGCTGGCGGCGGTCCTGGCGGGGTTCTCCGTGAAGGGGCTGCTGCTGGTTCCCTGGGGGCCGCTGTGGCCGGCCGCCGCCGCGGGGCTGGCGCTGATCTCGGCGGTGCAGCTGCTCTGGGCCGGGCGCGGGCGGCCCCGGTGGTGGCCGCCGGTCCTGGCGGTGATCTGCTTCGCTCCCCTCGCCGTCTTCGGGAAGGCGTGGCTGGGCGTCGCCGGGTTCCTCGCCGGGACGTTCCTGGTCGGGCTCCCGGCCTGGGCCGCCGTTCCGCTGGTGGCGGCGTGCATGGCGGCGACCGGCGTCGCCGCGCGGGCGCTCGGGCTCGGCACGGCGGCCGTCGCCAACTACGTGATCAGCACGCTGGTGACGGGGCTGGTGGTGTTCGGGCTCGTCCGGCTGGCGCGGCTGGTGCGGGACCTGCGGGCTGCCGGGGACGAGCTGGCGCGGGCGGCGACCGTCCAGGAGCGGCTGCGCGCCGCCCGCGACCTGCACGACCTGCTGGGGCACAGCCTGGCCGCGATCCTGCTCAAGTGCGAGCTGGCCCGCCGGCTCGCCGAGGCGGACCCGGACCGCTCCCGCGCGGAGCTCGCCGAGGTCGTCGGCATGGCCGAGCAGGCCCGCGCGGACCTGCGCACCGCGACCGGCGGCGACGCCGATCTCGCGCTGGACGGTGAGGCGGCGTCGGCGCGGTCGGTGCTGGCGGCCGCCGGGGTCGAGGTCGAGACCGTCCTCGGGCACCCGGTCCTGGACGGGCCCGTGTCGGCGGTGCTCGGCACGGTCCTGCGCGAGGCGGTGACCAACGTGCTCCGGCACAGCGCCGCCACCCGCTGCACCATCACGACCGGACGGGACGGCGACACCGTCTGGCTGGTCGTGGAGAACGACGGCCTCGACCCGGCGGCTCCCCGGACCGCCCCCGGCGCCGGGATCGGGAACCTGACCACCCGGCTCGCCTCGGCAGGCGGAACGCTGACCGCCCGCGCCGACGGCGAGGGACGCTTCCGCCTGGAGGCAAGAGTCGGCTAG
- a CDS encoding poly(ethylene terephthalate) hydrolase family protein yields the protein MSSPTPRAAKTVLAAVLTAAALTAPQAVQSAQAADNPYERGPAPTQQSIEAARGPFATAQTSVPASAVSGFGGGTIYYPTSTAEGTFGAVAVAPGFTADQSSMAWYGPRLASQGFVIFTINTLSRYDQPDSRARQLGAALDYLTRSSGVRSRIDATRLGVMGHSMGGGGSLEASEDRPQLQAAIPLTPWDTQKNFSDVRVPTMIIGAQSDAVAPVSSHAEPFYESIPASSEKAYLELAGAGHTAPNSSNTTIAKYSISWLKRYIDNDTRYDQFLCPAPRASTISEYRDTCPNS from the coding sequence GTGTCCTCCCCCACCCCCCGCGCGGCGAAGACCGTGCTCGCCGCGGTGCTGACCGCGGCGGCCCTCACCGCCCCCCAGGCCGTGCAGAGCGCACAGGCCGCCGACAACCCCTACGAGCGCGGACCCGCACCGACGCAGCAGAGCATCGAGGCGGCGCGCGGCCCGTTCGCGACGGCCCAGACGAGCGTCCCGGCCTCGGCCGTCTCCGGCTTCGGCGGCGGGACGATCTACTACCCGACCAGCACCGCCGAGGGCACCTTCGGCGCGGTCGCGGTGGCGCCCGGCTTCACCGCCGACCAGAGCAGCATGGCCTGGTACGGCCCGCGGCTCGCCTCGCAGGGCTTCGTCATCTTCACGATCAACACCCTCAGCCGGTACGACCAGCCGGACAGCCGCGCCCGGCAACTCGGGGCGGCGCTGGACTACCTCACGCGGAGCAGCGGGGTGCGGAGCCGGATCGACGCGACCAGGCTCGGCGTGATGGGGCACTCGATGGGCGGCGGCGGGTCGCTGGAGGCCTCCGAGGACCGCCCGCAGTTGCAGGCCGCGATCCCGCTGACGCCGTGGGACACCCAGAAGAACTTCTCGGACGTGCGCGTCCCCACCATGATCATCGGCGCGCAGTCCGACGCGGTCGCCCCGGTGTCCTCGCACGCCGAGCCGTTCTACGAGAGCATCCCGGCGTCGTCGGAGAAGGCGTACCTGGAGCTGGCGGGCGCCGGCCACACCGCCCCCAACAGCTCGAACACGACGATCGCGAAGTACAGCATCTCCTGGCTCAAGCGGTACATCGACAACGACACCCGCTACGACCAGTTCCTGTGCCCCGCGCCCCGCGCGTCCACCATCTCCGAGTACCGGGACACCTGCCCCAACTCCTGA